From the Heliangelus exortis chromosome 25, bHelExo1.hap1, whole genome shotgun sequence genome, one window contains:
- the PFKFB2 gene encoding 6-phosphofructo-2-kinase/fructose-2,6-bisphosphatase 2 isoform X5 — protein sequence MSAVPRHGGNPRGRAGARHGGEKKCSWASYMTNSPTLIVMIGLPARGKTYVSKKLTRYLNWIGVPTKVFNLGVYRREAVKSYKSYDFFRHDNKEAMEIRKRCALVALEDVKAYLLEECGQIAVFDATNTTRERRDLILNFAKENSFKVFFVESVCDDPEVIAANILEVKVSSPDYPERNRENVMDDFLKRIECYKVTYQPLDPDAYDKDLSFIKVINVGQRFLVNRVQDYIQSKIVYYLMNIHVQPRTIYLCRHGESEYNLVGKIGGDSGLSPRGKQFAQALKKFIEEQEIVDLKVWTSQLKRTIQTAESLGVTYEQWKILNEIDAGVCEEMTYAEIEAKYPEEFALRDQEKYLYRYPGGESYQDLVQRLEPVIMELERQGNVLVISHQAVMRCLLAYFLDKNADELPYLRCPLHTILKLTPVAYGCKVETITLNVEAVNTHRDKPSLNSPQGGNACLGWQL from the exons ATGTCGGCGGTGCCCCGGCACGGCGGGAACCCGCGGGGCAGGGCCGGGGCCCGGCACGGCGGCGAGAAAAAATGCT CATGGGCTTCCTACATGACCAACTCCCCAACGCTGATCGTGATGATCGGGCTGCCCGCCCGCGGCAAGACCTACGTGTCCAAGAAGCTCACCCGATACCTCAACTGGATCGGGGTGCCCACCAAAG TGTTTAACTTGGGGGTGTATCGCCGGGAAGCCGTGAAGTCTTACAAGTCCTACGACTTCTTCAGGCACGATAACAAAGAAGCCATGGAAATCCGCAA ACGATGTGCCTTGGTGGCTCTAGAAGATGTGAAGGCTTATCTCCTGGAGGAGTGTGGGCAGATAGCT GTGTTTGATGCGACCAACACAACGCGAGAAAGACGGGACCTGATCTTAAATTTTGCTAAAGAAAACTCTTTCAAG GTGTTTTTTGTGGAGTCTGTCTGTGACGACCCAGAAGTCATTGCTGCCAATATCCTG GAGGTGAAAGTTTCCAGCCCTGACTACCCAGAGAGAAACAGGGAGAACGTGATGGATGATTTCCTGAAGAGGATCGAGTGCTACAAGGTCACTTACCAGCCTCTTGATCCCGATGCCTATGACAA AGATCTTTCCTTCATTAAAGTGATCAATGTGGGCCAGCGGTTCCTAGTAAACAGAGTCCAAGATTACATCCAGAGTAAAATCGTCTATTACCTAATGAACATTCATGTCCAGCCACGTACCATCTACCTTTGCCGACATGGTGAGAGTGAATATAACCTTGTTGGCAAGATTGGTGGGGATTCTGGTCTGTCACCACGTGGGAAGCAG tttgCTCAGGCCCTGAAGAAGTTCATCGAAGAGCAGGAAATTGTGGACCTGAAGGTGTGGACGAGCCAGCTGAAAAGGACAATCCAGACAGCTGAGTCCCTGGGGGTCACATACGAGCAGTGGAAGATTCTCAATGAGATTGATGCT GGGGTGTGTGAAGAAATGACCTATGCAGAAATTGAAGCCAAGTATCCAGAGGAGTTTGCCTTGAGGGACCAGGAGAAATATCTTTATCGCTATCCTGGAGGAGAG tcctACCAGGACTTGGTCCAGCGCCTGGAGCCTGTAATTATGGAGCTGGAACGACAGGGAAACGTCCTCGTCATCTCCCACCAAGCAGTTATGAGGTGTCTCTTGGCTTATTTTCTTGACAAGAATGCAG ATGAGCTGCCCTACCTGCGCTGCCCCCTCCACACCATCCTCAAGCTCACTCCTGTTGCCTATG GTTGTAAAGTGGAGACGATCACCCTGAACGTGGAGGCAGTGAACACTCACCGTGACAAACCCTCTCTGAACTCA ccTCAAGGGGGAAATGCTTGCCT
- the PFKFB2 gene encoding 6-phosphofructo-2-kinase/fructose-2,6-bisphosphatase 2 isoform X2 produces MSAVPRHGGNPRGRAGARHGGEKKCSWASYMTNSPTLIVMIGLPARGKTYVSKKLTRYLNWIGVPTKVFNLGVYRREAVKSYKSYDFFRHDNKEAMEIRKRCALVALEDVKAYLLEECGQIAVFDATNTTRERRDLILNFAKENSFKVFFVESVCDDPEVIAANILEVKVSSPDYPERNRENVMDDFLKRIECYKVTYQPLDPDAYDKDLSFIKVINVGQRFLVNRVQDYIQSKIVYYLMNIHVQPRTIYLCRHGESEYNLVGKIGGDSGLSPRGKQFAQALKKFIEEQEIVDLKVWTSQLKRTIQTAESLGVTYEQWKILNEIDAGVCEEMTYAEIEAKYPEEFALRDQEKYLYRYPGGESYQDLVQRLEPVIMELERQGNVLVISHQAVMRCLLAYFLDKNADELPYLRCPLHTILKLTPVAYGCKVETITLNVEAVNTHRDKPSLNSDNPPTSQAPVRMRRNSFTPRASADTVKRPRHYSLGSKPLDPLAPFLSLEPGDGANGPQLQVGVQPQGGNACL; encoded by the exons ATGTCGGCGGTGCCCCGGCACGGCGGGAACCCGCGGGGCAGGGCCGGGGCCCGGCACGGCGGCGAGAAAAAATGCT CATGGGCTTCCTACATGACCAACTCCCCAACGCTGATCGTGATGATCGGGCTGCCCGCCCGCGGCAAGACCTACGTGTCCAAGAAGCTCACCCGATACCTCAACTGGATCGGGGTGCCCACCAAAG TGTTTAACTTGGGGGTGTATCGCCGGGAAGCCGTGAAGTCTTACAAGTCCTACGACTTCTTCAGGCACGATAACAAAGAAGCCATGGAAATCCGCAA ACGATGTGCCTTGGTGGCTCTAGAAGATGTGAAGGCTTATCTCCTGGAGGAGTGTGGGCAGATAGCT GTGTTTGATGCGACCAACACAACGCGAGAAAGACGGGACCTGATCTTAAATTTTGCTAAAGAAAACTCTTTCAAG GTGTTTTTTGTGGAGTCTGTCTGTGACGACCCAGAAGTCATTGCTGCCAATATCCTG GAGGTGAAAGTTTCCAGCCCTGACTACCCAGAGAGAAACAGGGAGAACGTGATGGATGATTTCCTGAAGAGGATCGAGTGCTACAAGGTCACTTACCAGCCTCTTGATCCCGATGCCTATGACAA AGATCTTTCCTTCATTAAAGTGATCAATGTGGGCCAGCGGTTCCTAGTAAACAGAGTCCAAGATTACATCCAGAGTAAAATCGTCTATTACCTAATGAACATTCATGTCCAGCCACGTACCATCTACCTTTGCCGACATGGTGAGAGTGAATATAACCTTGTTGGCAAGATTGGTGGGGATTCTGGTCTGTCACCACGTGGGAAGCAG tttgCTCAGGCCCTGAAGAAGTTCATCGAAGAGCAGGAAATTGTGGACCTGAAGGTGTGGACGAGCCAGCTGAAAAGGACAATCCAGACAGCTGAGTCCCTGGGGGTCACATACGAGCAGTGGAAGATTCTCAATGAGATTGATGCT GGGGTGTGTGAAGAAATGACCTATGCAGAAATTGAAGCCAAGTATCCAGAGGAGTTTGCCTTGAGGGACCAGGAGAAATATCTTTATCGCTATCCTGGAGGAGAG tcctACCAGGACTTGGTCCAGCGCCTGGAGCCTGTAATTATGGAGCTGGAACGACAGGGAAACGTCCTCGTCATCTCCCACCAAGCAGTTATGAGGTGTCTCTTGGCTTATTTTCTTGACAAGAATGCAG ATGAGCTGCCCTACCTGCGCTGCCCCCTCCACACCATCCTCAAGCTCACTCCTGTTGCCTATG GTTGTAAAGTGGAGACGATCACCCTGAACGTGGAGGCAGTGAACACTCACCGTGACAAACCCTCTCTGAACTCA GACAACCCTCCCACCAGCCAAGCCCCTGTAAGGATGAGAAGAAACAGCTTTACGCCGCGGGCCAGCGCGGACACCGTAAAGCGCCCACGCCATTACAGCCTTGGGAGCAAACCTCTGGACCCACTGGCACCTTTCCTGTCCCTGGAACCTGGAGATGGGGCCAACGGGCCACAGCTGCAAGTTGGTGTCCAG ccTCAAGGGGGAAATGCTTGCCTGTGA
- the PFKFB2 gene encoding 6-phosphofructo-2-kinase/fructose-2,6-bisphosphatase 2 isoform X6, with product MSAVPRHGGNPRGRAGARHGGEKKCSWASYMTNSPTLIVMIGLPARGKTYVSKKLTRYLNWIGVPTKVFNLGVYRREAVKSYKSYDFFRHDNKEAMEIRKRCALVALEDVKAYLLEECGQIAVFDATNTTRERRDLILNFAKENSFKVFFVESVCDDPEVIAANILEVKVSSPDYPERNRENVMDDFLKRIECYKVTYQPLDPDAYDKDLSFIKVINVGQRFLVNRVQDYIQSKIVYYLMNIHVQPRTIYLCRHGESEYNLVGKIGGDSGLSPRGKQFAQALKKFIEEQEIVDLKVWTSQLKRTIQTAESLGVTYEQWKILNEIDAGVCEEMTYAEIEAKYPEEFALRDQEKYLYRYPGGESYQDLVQRLEPVIMELERQGNVLVISHQAVMRCLLAYFLDKNADELPYLRCPLHTILKLTPVAYGCKVETITLNVEAVNTHRDKPSLNSPQGGNACL from the exons ATGTCGGCGGTGCCCCGGCACGGCGGGAACCCGCGGGGCAGGGCCGGGGCCCGGCACGGCGGCGAGAAAAAATGCT CATGGGCTTCCTACATGACCAACTCCCCAACGCTGATCGTGATGATCGGGCTGCCCGCCCGCGGCAAGACCTACGTGTCCAAGAAGCTCACCCGATACCTCAACTGGATCGGGGTGCCCACCAAAG TGTTTAACTTGGGGGTGTATCGCCGGGAAGCCGTGAAGTCTTACAAGTCCTACGACTTCTTCAGGCACGATAACAAAGAAGCCATGGAAATCCGCAA ACGATGTGCCTTGGTGGCTCTAGAAGATGTGAAGGCTTATCTCCTGGAGGAGTGTGGGCAGATAGCT GTGTTTGATGCGACCAACACAACGCGAGAAAGACGGGACCTGATCTTAAATTTTGCTAAAGAAAACTCTTTCAAG GTGTTTTTTGTGGAGTCTGTCTGTGACGACCCAGAAGTCATTGCTGCCAATATCCTG GAGGTGAAAGTTTCCAGCCCTGACTACCCAGAGAGAAACAGGGAGAACGTGATGGATGATTTCCTGAAGAGGATCGAGTGCTACAAGGTCACTTACCAGCCTCTTGATCCCGATGCCTATGACAA AGATCTTTCCTTCATTAAAGTGATCAATGTGGGCCAGCGGTTCCTAGTAAACAGAGTCCAAGATTACATCCAGAGTAAAATCGTCTATTACCTAATGAACATTCATGTCCAGCCACGTACCATCTACCTTTGCCGACATGGTGAGAGTGAATATAACCTTGTTGGCAAGATTGGTGGGGATTCTGGTCTGTCACCACGTGGGAAGCAG tttgCTCAGGCCCTGAAGAAGTTCATCGAAGAGCAGGAAATTGTGGACCTGAAGGTGTGGACGAGCCAGCTGAAAAGGACAATCCAGACAGCTGAGTCCCTGGGGGTCACATACGAGCAGTGGAAGATTCTCAATGAGATTGATGCT GGGGTGTGTGAAGAAATGACCTATGCAGAAATTGAAGCCAAGTATCCAGAGGAGTTTGCCTTGAGGGACCAGGAGAAATATCTTTATCGCTATCCTGGAGGAGAG tcctACCAGGACTTGGTCCAGCGCCTGGAGCCTGTAATTATGGAGCTGGAACGACAGGGAAACGTCCTCGTCATCTCCCACCAAGCAGTTATGAGGTGTCTCTTGGCTTATTTTCTTGACAAGAATGCAG ATGAGCTGCCCTACCTGCGCTGCCCCCTCCACACCATCCTCAAGCTCACTCCTGTTGCCTATG GTTGTAAAGTGGAGACGATCACCCTGAACGTGGAGGCAGTGAACACTCACCGTGACAAACCCTCTCTGAACTCA ccTCAAGGGGGAAATGCTTGCCTGTGA
- the PFKFB2 gene encoding 6-phosphofructo-2-kinase/fructose-2,6-bisphosphatase 2 isoform X3 — protein sequence MSAVPRHGGNPRGRAGARHGGEKKCSWASYMTNSPTLIVMIGLPARGKTYVSKKLTRYLNWIGVPTKVFNLGVYRREAVKSYKSYDFFRHDNKEAMEIRKRCALVALEDVKAYLLEECGQIAVFDATNTTRERRDLILNFAKENSFKVFFVESVCDDPEVIAANILEVKVSSPDYPERNRENVMDDFLKRIECYKVTYQPLDPDAYDKDLSFIKVINVGQRFLVNRVQDYIQSKIVYYLMNIHVQPRTIYLCRHGESEYNLVGKIGGDSGLSPRGKQFAQALKKFIEEQEIVDLKVWTSQLKRTIQTAESLGVTYEQWKILNEIDAGVCEEMTYAEIEAKYPEEFALRDQEKYLYRYPGGESYQDLVQRLEPVIMELERQGNVLVISHQAVMRCLLAYFLDKNADELPYLRCPLHTILKLTPVAYGCKVETITLNVEAVNTHRDKPSLNSDNPPTSQAPVRMRRNSFTPRASADTVKRPRHYSLGSKPLDPLAPFLSLEPGDGANGPQLQPQGGNACLGWQL from the exons ATGTCGGCGGTGCCCCGGCACGGCGGGAACCCGCGGGGCAGGGCCGGGGCCCGGCACGGCGGCGAGAAAAAATGCT CATGGGCTTCCTACATGACCAACTCCCCAACGCTGATCGTGATGATCGGGCTGCCCGCCCGCGGCAAGACCTACGTGTCCAAGAAGCTCACCCGATACCTCAACTGGATCGGGGTGCCCACCAAAG TGTTTAACTTGGGGGTGTATCGCCGGGAAGCCGTGAAGTCTTACAAGTCCTACGACTTCTTCAGGCACGATAACAAAGAAGCCATGGAAATCCGCAA ACGATGTGCCTTGGTGGCTCTAGAAGATGTGAAGGCTTATCTCCTGGAGGAGTGTGGGCAGATAGCT GTGTTTGATGCGACCAACACAACGCGAGAAAGACGGGACCTGATCTTAAATTTTGCTAAAGAAAACTCTTTCAAG GTGTTTTTTGTGGAGTCTGTCTGTGACGACCCAGAAGTCATTGCTGCCAATATCCTG GAGGTGAAAGTTTCCAGCCCTGACTACCCAGAGAGAAACAGGGAGAACGTGATGGATGATTTCCTGAAGAGGATCGAGTGCTACAAGGTCACTTACCAGCCTCTTGATCCCGATGCCTATGACAA AGATCTTTCCTTCATTAAAGTGATCAATGTGGGCCAGCGGTTCCTAGTAAACAGAGTCCAAGATTACATCCAGAGTAAAATCGTCTATTACCTAATGAACATTCATGTCCAGCCACGTACCATCTACCTTTGCCGACATGGTGAGAGTGAATATAACCTTGTTGGCAAGATTGGTGGGGATTCTGGTCTGTCACCACGTGGGAAGCAG tttgCTCAGGCCCTGAAGAAGTTCATCGAAGAGCAGGAAATTGTGGACCTGAAGGTGTGGACGAGCCAGCTGAAAAGGACAATCCAGACAGCTGAGTCCCTGGGGGTCACATACGAGCAGTGGAAGATTCTCAATGAGATTGATGCT GGGGTGTGTGAAGAAATGACCTATGCAGAAATTGAAGCCAAGTATCCAGAGGAGTTTGCCTTGAGGGACCAGGAGAAATATCTTTATCGCTATCCTGGAGGAGAG tcctACCAGGACTTGGTCCAGCGCCTGGAGCCTGTAATTATGGAGCTGGAACGACAGGGAAACGTCCTCGTCATCTCCCACCAAGCAGTTATGAGGTGTCTCTTGGCTTATTTTCTTGACAAGAATGCAG ATGAGCTGCCCTACCTGCGCTGCCCCCTCCACACCATCCTCAAGCTCACTCCTGTTGCCTATG GTTGTAAAGTGGAGACGATCACCCTGAACGTGGAGGCAGTGAACACTCACCGTGACAAACCCTCTCTGAACTCA GACAACCCTCCCACCAGCCAAGCCCCTGTAAGGATGAGAAGAAACAGCTTTACGCCGCGGGCCAGCGCGGACACCGTAAAGCGCCCACGCCATTACAGCCTTGGGAGCAAACCTCTGGACCCACTGGCACCTTTCCTGTCCCTGGAACCTGGAGATGGGGCCAACGGGCCACAGCTGCAA ccTCAAGGGGGAAATGCTTGCCT
- the PFKFB2 gene encoding 6-phosphofructo-2-kinase/fructose-2,6-bisphosphatase 2 isoform X4, with the protein MSAVPRHGGNPRGRAGARHGGEKKCSWASYMTNSPTLIVMIGLPARGKTYVSKKLTRYLNWIGVPTKVFNLGVYRREAVKSYKSYDFFRHDNKEAMEIRKRCALVALEDVKAYLLEECGQIAVFDATNTTRERRDLILNFAKENSFKVFFVESVCDDPEVIAANILEVKVSSPDYPERNRENVMDDFLKRIECYKVTYQPLDPDAYDKDLSFIKVINVGQRFLVNRVQDYIQSKIVYYLMNIHVQPRTIYLCRHGESEYNLVGKIGGDSGLSPRGKQFAQALKKFIEEQEIVDLKVWTSQLKRTIQTAESLGVTYEQWKILNEIDAGVCEEMTYAEIEAKYPEEFALRDQEKYLYRYPGGESYQDLVQRLEPVIMELERQGNVLVISHQAVMRCLLAYFLDKNADELPYLRCPLHTILKLTPVAYGCKVETITLNVEAVNTHRDKPSLNSDNPPTSQAPVRMRRNSFTPRASADTVKRPRHYSLGSKPLDPLAPFLSLEPGDGANGPQLQVGVQRVAALTI; encoded by the exons ATGTCGGCGGTGCCCCGGCACGGCGGGAACCCGCGGGGCAGGGCCGGGGCCCGGCACGGCGGCGAGAAAAAATGCT CATGGGCTTCCTACATGACCAACTCCCCAACGCTGATCGTGATGATCGGGCTGCCCGCCCGCGGCAAGACCTACGTGTCCAAGAAGCTCACCCGATACCTCAACTGGATCGGGGTGCCCACCAAAG TGTTTAACTTGGGGGTGTATCGCCGGGAAGCCGTGAAGTCTTACAAGTCCTACGACTTCTTCAGGCACGATAACAAAGAAGCCATGGAAATCCGCAA ACGATGTGCCTTGGTGGCTCTAGAAGATGTGAAGGCTTATCTCCTGGAGGAGTGTGGGCAGATAGCT GTGTTTGATGCGACCAACACAACGCGAGAAAGACGGGACCTGATCTTAAATTTTGCTAAAGAAAACTCTTTCAAG GTGTTTTTTGTGGAGTCTGTCTGTGACGACCCAGAAGTCATTGCTGCCAATATCCTG GAGGTGAAAGTTTCCAGCCCTGACTACCCAGAGAGAAACAGGGAGAACGTGATGGATGATTTCCTGAAGAGGATCGAGTGCTACAAGGTCACTTACCAGCCTCTTGATCCCGATGCCTATGACAA AGATCTTTCCTTCATTAAAGTGATCAATGTGGGCCAGCGGTTCCTAGTAAACAGAGTCCAAGATTACATCCAGAGTAAAATCGTCTATTACCTAATGAACATTCATGTCCAGCCACGTACCATCTACCTTTGCCGACATGGTGAGAGTGAATATAACCTTGTTGGCAAGATTGGTGGGGATTCTGGTCTGTCACCACGTGGGAAGCAG tttgCTCAGGCCCTGAAGAAGTTCATCGAAGAGCAGGAAATTGTGGACCTGAAGGTGTGGACGAGCCAGCTGAAAAGGACAATCCAGACAGCTGAGTCCCTGGGGGTCACATACGAGCAGTGGAAGATTCTCAATGAGATTGATGCT GGGGTGTGTGAAGAAATGACCTATGCAGAAATTGAAGCCAAGTATCCAGAGGAGTTTGCCTTGAGGGACCAGGAGAAATATCTTTATCGCTATCCTGGAGGAGAG tcctACCAGGACTTGGTCCAGCGCCTGGAGCCTGTAATTATGGAGCTGGAACGACAGGGAAACGTCCTCGTCATCTCCCACCAAGCAGTTATGAGGTGTCTCTTGGCTTATTTTCTTGACAAGAATGCAG ATGAGCTGCCCTACCTGCGCTGCCCCCTCCACACCATCCTCAAGCTCACTCCTGTTGCCTATG GTTGTAAAGTGGAGACGATCACCCTGAACGTGGAGGCAGTGAACACTCACCGTGACAAACCCTCTCTGAACTCA GACAACCCTCCCACCAGCCAAGCCCCTGTAAGGATGAGAAGAAACAGCTTTACGCCGCGGGCCAGCGCGGACACCGTAAAGCGCCCACGCCATTACAGCCTTGGGAGCAAACCTCTGGACCCACTGGCACCTTTCCTGTCCCTGGAACCTGGAGATGGGGCCAACGGGCCACAGCTGCAAGTTGGTGTCCAG
- the PFKFB2 gene encoding 6-phosphofructo-2-kinase/fructose-2,6-bisphosphatase 2 isoform X1: protein MSAVPRHGGNPRGRAGARHGGEKKCSWASYMTNSPTLIVMIGLPARGKTYVSKKLTRYLNWIGVPTKVFNLGVYRREAVKSYKSYDFFRHDNKEAMEIRKRCALVALEDVKAYLLEECGQIAVFDATNTTRERRDLILNFAKENSFKVFFVESVCDDPEVIAANILEVKVSSPDYPERNRENVMDDFLKRIECYKVTYQPLDPDAYDKDLSFIKVINVGQRFLVNRVQDYIQSKIVYYLMNIHVQPRTIYLCRHGESEYNLVGKIGGDSGLSPRGKQFAQALKKFIEEQEIVDLKVWTSQLKRTIQTAESLGVTYEQWKILNEIDAGVCEEMTYAEIEAKYPEEFALRDQEKYLYRYPGGESYQDLVQRLEPVIMELERQGNVLVISHQAVMRCLLAYFLDKNADELPYLRCPLHTILKLTPVAYGCKVETITLNVEAVNTHRDKPSLNSDNPPTSQAPVRMRRNSFTPRASADTVKRPRHYSLGSKPLDPLAPFLSLEPGDGANGPQLQVGVQPQGGNACLGWQL from the exons ATGTCGGCGGTGCCCCGGCACGGCGGGAACCCGCGGGGCAGGGCCGGGGCCCGGCACGGCGGCGAGAAAAAATGCT CATGGGCTTCCTACATGACCAACTCCCCAACGCTGATCGTGATGATCGGGCTGCCCGCCCGCGGCAAGACCTACGTGTCCAAGAAGCTCACCCGATACCTCAACTGGATCGGGGTGCCCACCAAAG TGTTTAACTTGGGGGTGTATCGCCGGGAAGCCGTGAAGTCTTACAAGTCCTACGACTTCTTCAGGCACGATAACAAAGAAGCCATGGAAATCCGCAA ACGATGTGCCTTGGTGGCTCTAGAAGATGTGAAGGCTTATCTCCTGGAGGAGTGTGGGCAGATAGCT GTGTTTGATGCGACCAACACAACGCGAGAAAGACGGGACCTGATCTTAAATTTTGCTAAAGAAAACTCTTTCAAG GTGTTTTTTGTGGAGTCTGTCTGTGACGACCCAGAAGTCATTGCTGCCAATATCCTG GAGGTGAAAGTTTCCAGCCCTGACTACCCAGAGAGAAACAGGGAGAACGTGATGGATGATTTCCTGAAGAGGATCGAGTGCTACAAGGTCACTTACCAGCCTCTTGATCCCGATGCCTATGACAA AGATCTTTCCTTCATTAAAGTGATCAATGTGGGCCAGCGGTTCCTAGTAAACAGAGTCCAAGATTACATCCAGAGTAAAATCGTCTATTACCTAATGAACATTCATGTCCAGCCACGTACCATCTACCTTTGCCGACATGGTGAGAGTGAATATAACCTTGTTGGCAAGATTGGTGGGGATTCTGGTCTGTCACCACGTGGGAAGCAG tttgCTCAGGCCCTGAAGAAGTTCATCGAAGAGCAGGAAATTGTGGACCTGAAGGTGTGGACGAGCCAGCTGAAAAGGACAATCCAGACAGCTGAGTCCCTGGGGGTCACATACGAGCAGTGGAAGATTCTCAATGAGATTGATGCT GGGGTGTGTGAAGAAATGACCTATGCAGAAATTGAAGCCAAGTATCCAGAGGAGTTTGCCTTGAGGGACCAGGAGAAATATCTTTATCGCTATCCTGGAGGAGAG tcctACCAGGACTTGGTCCAGCGCCTGGAGCCTGTAATTATGGAGCTGGAACGACAGGGAAACGTCCTCGTCATCTCCCACCAAGCAGTTATGAGGTGTCTCTTGGCTTATTTTCTTGACAAGAATGCAG ATGAGCTGCCCTACCTGCGCTGCCCCCTCCACACCATCCTCAAGCTCACTCCTGTTGCCTATG GTTGTAAAGTGGAGACGATCACCCTGAACGTGGAGGCAGTGAACACTCACCGTGACAAACCCTCTCTGAACTCA GACAACCCTCCCACCAGCCAAGCCCCTGTAAGGATGAGAAGAAACAGCTTTACGCCGCGGGCCAGCGCGGACACCGTAAAGCGCCCACGCCATTACAGCCTTGGGAGCAAACCTCTGGACCCACTGGCACCTTTCCTGTCCCTGGAACCTGGAGATGGGGCCAACGGGCCACAGCTGCAAGTTGGTGTCCAG ccTCAAGGGGGAAATGCTTGCCT
- the PFKFB2 gene encoding 6-phosphofructo-2-kinase/fructose-2,6-bisphosphatase 2 isoform X7: protein MSAVPRHGGNPRGRAGARHGGEKKCSWASYMTNSPTLIVMIGLPARGKTYVSKKLTRYLNWIGVPTKVFNLGVYRREAVKSYKSYDFFRHDNKEAMEIRKRCALVALEDVKAYLLEECGQIAVFDATNTTRERRDLILNFAKENSFKVFFVESVCDDPEVIAANILEVKVSSPDYPERNRENVMDDFLKRIECYKVTYQPLDPDAYDKDLSFIKVINVGQRFLVNRVQDYIQSKIVYYLMNIHVQPRTIYLCRHGESEYNLVGKIGGDSGLSPRGKQFAQALKKFIEEQEIVDLKVWTSQLKRTIQTAESLGVTYEQWKILNEIDAGVCEEMTYAEIEAKYPEEFALRDQEKYLYRYPGGESYQDLVQRLEPVIMELERQGNVLVISHQAVMRCLLAYFLDKNADELPYLRCPLHTILKLTPVAYGCKVETITLNVEAVNTHRDKPSLNSRVAALTI from the exons ATGTCGGCGGTGCCCCGGCACGGCGGGAACCCGCGGGGCAGGGCCGGGGCCCGGCACGGCGGCGAGAAAAAATGCT CATGGGCTTCCTACATGACCAACTCCCCAACGCTGATCGTGATGATCGGGCTGCCCGCCCGCGGCAAGACCTACGTGTCCAAGAAGCTCACCCGATACCTCAACTGGATCGGGGTGCCCACCAAAG TGTTTAACTTGGGGGTGTATCGCCGGGAAGCCGTGAAGTCTTACAAGTCCTACGACTTCTTCAGGCACGATAACAAAGAAGCCATGGAAATCCGCAA ACGATGTGCCTTGGTGGCTCTAGAAGATGTGAAGGCTTATCTCCTGGAGGAGTGTGGGCAGATAGCT GTGTTTGATGCGACCAACACAACGCGAGAAAGACGGGACCTGATCTTAAATTTTGCTAAAGAAAACTCTTTCAAG GTGTTTTTTGTGGAGTCTGTCTGTGACGACCCAGAAGTCATTGCTGCCAATATCCTG GAGGTGAAAGTTTCCAGCCCTGACTACCCAGAGAGAAACAGGGAGAACGTGATGGATGATTTCCTGAAGAGGATCGAGTGCTACAAGGTCACTTACCAGCCTCTTGATCCCGATGCCTATGACAA AGATCTTTCCTTCATTAAAGTGATCAATGTGGGCCAGCGGTTCCTAGTAAACAGAGTCCAAGATTACATCCAGAGTAAAATCGTCTATTACCTAATGAACATTCATGTCCAGCCACGTACCATCTACCTTTGCCGACATGGTGAGAGTGAATATAACCTTGTTGGCAAGATTGGTGGGGATTCTGGTCTGTCACCACGTGGGAAGCAG tttgCTCAGGCCCTGAAGAAGTTCATCGAAGAGCAGGAAATTGTGGACCTGAAGGTGTGGACGAGCCAGCTGAAAAGGACAATCCAGACAGCTGAGTCCCTGGGGGTCACATACGAGCAGTGGAAGATTCTCAATGAGATTGATGCT GGGGTGTGTGAAGAAATGACCTATGCAGAAATTGAAGCCAAGTATCCAGAGGAGTTTGCCTTGAGGGACCAGGAGAAATATCTTTATCGCTATCCTGGAGGAGAG tcctACCAGGACTTGGTCCAGCGCCTGGAGCCTGTAATTATGGAGCTGGAACGACAGGGAAACGTCCTCGTCATCTCCCACCAAGCAGTTATGAGGTGTCTCTTGGCTTATTTTCTTGACAAGAATGCAG ATGAGCTGCCCTACCTGCGCTGCCCCCTCCACACCATCCTCAAGCTCACTCCTGTTGCCTATG GTTGTAAAGTGGAGACGATCACCCTGAACGTGGAGGCAGTGAACACTCACCGTGACAAACCCTCTCTGAACTCA